One segment of Methylotenera versatilis 79 DNA contains the following:
- a CDS encoding secretin and TonB N-terminal domain-containing protein, whose protein sequence is MSLYLFQTLKITRNHASILLSAILMASCTTLNSHQDSFIQGSAEYESARQLISSGNTEAGINKLKQLTELYPDNPQYRSMLKVQQDLQIAGLLKRADTQVQQGLFGDAELNFRQILVLSPNNQRAEDGLIKLNLAQNHAMMLANAQTAFDKNDDDTAQNLLRAILAENANQEPARALFEKIENRRSAKINAVPQLKSAFKKPITLEFKNVPIKSVFEFIGKAANINFSYDRELSADQPTSIFVRNISIEDAIQVILTTNQLSKKILNDNTLLIYPVSRSQEYQELFVRSFYLNSMDAKRAMNMIKTVVKSKDIYIDEKLNTLVMRDTAEAIQVAEKLIASQDMIEPEVMLEVEVMEVNRKSLENIGVRYPSQIGLGVQGNSTNNGVTTPTPGRLTLAELKNFNSGLGVFTISDPALVLNLLQQDTDTNLLANPQIRVKNRVKAKIHVGDKIPILTSVANATGFVSQTVSYIDVGIKLDVEPTILLQDQVSIKVGLEVSNVTDQVRTDSGVLAYTIGSRNANTTLQLKNGETQILAGLFRDDSQNISNKVPGLSKLPFIGRLFTDRNNDKRKNEIVLLITPRILHNIAPANAVYTSFPSGINHGATGRAGKQAESTAPASQTIEVPVKTPQNIQNERSQVDQGFANQLMQPPVEYEDSSKIKEDP, encoded by the coding sequence TTGAGTTTATATTTATTTCAAACTTTAAAAATCACCAGAAATCACGCATCTATTTTGCTATCGGCTATATTGATGGCAAGCTGCACGACACTGAATAGCCATCAAGACAGCTTCATTCAAGGCAGCGCAGAGTATGAATCTGCCAGGCAATTAATTAGTAGCGGAAATACGGAAGCGGGAATCAATAAACTCAAGCAACTAACTGAGCTGTATCCCGATAATCCGCAATATCGCAGCATGCTGAAAGTGCAGCAGGATCTGCAAATAGCGGGCTTGCTTAAGCGCGCCGATACGCAAGTACAGCAAGGTTTATTTGGCGATGCGGAATTAAATTTTAGGCAAATTTTAGTGTTAAGTCCTAACAATCAACGCGCAGAAGATGGCTTGATTAAGCTGAATCTAGCGCAAAACCATGCCATGATGCTGGCGAACGCGCAGACTGCTTTTGATAAGAATGATGATGATACCGCGCAGAATTTGTTAAGAGCCATTTTGGCTGAAAATGCAAATCAAGAGCCAGCCAGAGCATTATTCGAAAAAATAGAAAACAGGCGCAGCGCCAAAATAAATGCGGTGCCACAACTTAAATCGGCTTTTAAAAAACCCATCACGCTAGAATTTAAGAATGTGCCGATTAAGTCGGTATTCGAATTTATTGGCAAGGCAGCCAATATCAATTTTTCATATGATCGAGAGTTAAGTGCAGATCAACCAACCAGTATTTTCGTGCGCAATATTTCAATTGAAGATGCGATTCAAGTCATCTTAACCACCAATCAATTAAGTAAAAAAATATTGAACGACAATACTTTGCTGATTTACCCAGTGAGCCGTAGCCAGGAATATCAAGAGCTGTTTGTGCGCAGTTTTTATTTGAATAGCATGGATGCTAAACGCGCCATGAATATGATTAAAACCGTGGTTAAGTCTAAAGATATTTACATCGATGAAAAACTGAACACATTGGTGATGCGCGACACTGCTGAAGCGATCCAAGTAGCTGAAAAACTGATCGCTTCTCAAGATATGATTGAGCCGGAAGTGATGCTTGAGGTTGAGGTGATGGAGGTCAATCGAAAAAGTTTAGAAAATATCGGTGTACGTTATCCATCGCAGATTGGTTTGGGCGTACAAGGTAACTCGACAAACAATGGTGTAACAACACCGACGCCTGGTAGGTTAACACTTGCAGAGCTTAAGAATTTCAATTCTGGTCTGGGTGTATTTACCATTAGTGACCCTGCGCTGGTATTGAATCTACTGCAGCAAGATACCGATACTAATCTACTGGCGAATCCTCAGATTCGCGTCAAAAATCGTGTAAAAGCCAAGATTCACGTCGGCGATAAAATACCAATATTGACCAGCGTGGCAAATGCGACAGGTTTTGTTTCGCAAACAGTCAGTTATATCGATGTTGGTATAAAACTGGATGTTGAGCCAACCATTCTGCTGCAAGATCAAGTCAGCATAAAAGTCGGCTTAGAAGTCAGCAATGTGACTGACCAAGTCAGAACGGATTCTGGCGTATTGGCTTACACCATCGGTAGTCGTAACGCTAATACCACACTGCAATTAAAAAATGGCGAAACCCAGATACTGGCAGGTTTGTTTAGGGACGATAGCCAGAATATTTCCAACAAAGTACCTGGTTTATCTAAGTTGCCATTTATTGGCAGGCTATTTACCGATAGGAATAACGATAAACGCAAAAATGAGATTGTGTTACTGATCACACCACGCATTCTGCACAATATTGCGCCAGCAAATGCGGTTTACACCAGCTTTCCATCAGGCATTAATCATGGGGCGACTGGTCGCGCTGGTAAGCAAGCTGAATCGACTGCGCCAGCTAGTCAAACAATAGAGGTGCCTGTCAAAACACCGCAAAATATACAGAATGAGCGCAGCCAAGTCGATCAAGGTTTTGCCAATCAATTGATGCAACCGCCAGTTGAATATGAGGATTCCAGCAAGATAAAAGAGGATCCTTAA
- a CDS encoding type II secretion system protein: MLKKPQKMAGFTLIELLVSLVLLAMLISAAAPLMQLTAKRNKEQELKKSLWQIRDAIDAYKQASDDGLIKKSADDSGYPESLQQLVIGVENIQDPKKRKVYFMRSIPRDPFATDPELSAEETWAHRSYRSSFETPEAGEDVYDIHSLSNEIGINQQAYSEW, from the coding sequence ATGCTTAAAAAACCTCAAAAAATGGCTGGATTTACATTGATTGAACTGCTGGTTTCATTGGTTTTATTAGCCATGTTGATTTCTGCCGCCGCGCCATTGATGCAGCTAACCGCCAAACGAAATAAAGAGCAGGAACTTAAAAAATCACTGTGGCAGATTCGTGATGCGATTGATGCATATAAACAGGCATCGGATGATGGCTTAATCAAAAAGTCTGCTGATGATTCGGGCTATCCAGAATCCTTACAGCAATTGGTGATTGGTGTTGAAAACATTCAGGACCCGAAAAAACGTAAGGTCTATTTTATGCGCAGTATTCCGCGTGATCCGTTTGCAACAGATCCAGAGTTGTCAGCAGAAGAAACATGGGCGCATCGCAGTTACAGGAGTTCTTTCGAAACGCCAGAAGCGGGAGAGGATGTGTATGACATACATTCACTTTCTAATGAAATTGGCATTAACCAACAAGC